From one Gemmobacter sp. genomic stretch:
- a CDS encoding recombinase family protein, producing the protein MKVAIYARYSSDNQREASIADQFRMCRLRAEKEGWTVVEEYSDHAISGSSMIQRPGIQAVIMDSARGRFDMILAEALDRISRDQEDIAGIYKRMRYADVKMFTLSEGEISELHVGLKGTMNALFLKDLADKTRRGQRGRVEAGKSGGGNSYGYDVVKKFDANGEPVRGDRTINEAQAEVVRRIFRDYAAGKSAKTIAFALNRDRIPAPSGGDWGFSTINGNPKRGNGFLNNEMYVGKIVWNRQRFVKDPDTGKRQARPNPESEWVIQEAPELRILDDDLWNAVKARQGENRTERDESGIADVRKMNYRRRPKYLFSGLTKCACCGGGYSAISATLIGCSTARNKGTCDNRTNIRRDELETRVLNALRTKLVDPELFARFCEVFTQEMNRLRMEGRAGIAGAEAEMAKIDRELAKLLTAIKSGGPIEAIVEDMKRLEGRKAELRSFLAEAEEPPPLLHPSMALQYRKRVQQLYEALQDEEEEKRIEAADILRSLVDKIVLTPVDGKVEIDVQGDLAGILEISAQTKNPAGGAGQSQVKMVAGAGFEPAAFRL; encoded by the coding sequence TTGAAGGTCGCCATCTACGCCCGCTATTCGTCGGACAACCAGCGCGAGGCGTCCATCGCCGACCAGTTTCGCATGTGCCGCCTACGGGCGGAGAAGGAAGGCTGGACGGTGGTCGAGGAGTATTCCGATCACGCCATCTCCGGCTCCAGCATGATCCAGCGTCCCGGCATCCAGGCGGTGATCATGGATTCCGCGCGAGGCCGGTTCGACATGATCCTGGCCGAGGCGCTCGACCGGATCAGCCGGGATCAAGAGGACATTGCCGGCATCTACAAGCGCATGCGCTATGCGGACGTGAAGATGTTCACCCTGTCCGAGGGCGAGATCAGCGAGTTGCATGTTGGCCTCAAGGGCACGATGAACGCCCTGTTCCTGAAAGATCTGGCCGACAAGACGCGCCGCGGACAGCGCGGCCGCGTCGAGGCCGGCAAGTCGGGCGGCGGCAATTCCTACGGCTATGACGTGGTGAAGAAGTTCGATGCCAATGGTGAGCCCGTCCGTGGCGACCGCACCATCAACGAGGCGCAGGCCGAGGTTGTGCGTCGCATCTTCCGCGACTACGCGGCCGGCAAGTCGGCCAAGACCATTGCCTTCGCCCTGAACAGGGACCGTATCCCCGCGCCATCAGGCGGCGACTGGGGGTTCAGCACGATCAACGGCAACCCGAAGCGTGGCAACGGCTTCCTCAACAACGAGATGTATGTCGGCAAGATCGTCTGGAACCGCCAGCGCTTCGTCAAAGACCCCGATACCGGCAAGCGCCAGGCCCGCCCCAATCCCGAATCCGAATGGGTCATCCAAGAGGCGCCGGAACTGCGCATCCTCGATGACGACCTCTGGAACGCGGTGAAGGCAAGGCAGGGCGAGAACCGGACCGAGCGGGACGAGAGCGGCATCGCCGACGTCCGCAAGATGAACTACCGACGCCGGCCGAAATATCTCTTCTCGGGCCTGACCAAATGCGCCTGCTGCGGCGGCGGCTATTCCGCGATCTCGGCGACCCTGATCGGCTGCTCGACGGCACGGAACAAAGGCACCTGCGATAACCGAACCAACATCCGCCGCGACGAATTGGAGACGCGCGTGCTGAATGCGCTTCGCACCAAACTTGTCGATCCCGAACTGTTCGCCCGCTTCTGCGAGGTGTTCACGCAGGAGATGAACCGACTGCGGATGGAAGGCCGCGCGGGCATCGCAGGGGCCGAGGCGGAGATGGCGAAGATCGACCGCGAACTGGCCAAGCTGCTGACCGCCATCAAATCCGGCGGGCCGATCGAAGCCATCGTGGAGGACATGAAACGGCTGGAAGGCCGGAAGGCCGAGCTGCGCTCCTTCCTGGCCGAGGCCGAGGAACCGCCTCCCCTGCTGCATCCCTCGATGGCGCTGCAATACCGCAAGCGGGTCCAGCAGCTCTACGAAGCCTTGCAGGACGAGGAGGAAGAGAAGCGGATCGAAGCGGCGGACATCCTGCGCTCGCTGGTGGACAAGATCGTGCTGACGCCGGTTGA
- a CDS encoding type II toxin-antitoxin system VapC family toxin, which translates to MTRYLLDTNIISNIVKPQPSEALLAWWAEQRDDDLFISALTIAEIRRGILEKPRGKKRDALDAWFSGPEGPQELFAGRILSFDDKAGLIWARLMAEGKAAGRPRSGLDMIIAAVAGANDCVVVTDNEKDFRGLQIVNPLRRGAERGEI; encoded by the coding sequence GTGACGCGCTATCTCCTCGACACCAACATCATCAGCAACATCGTCAAGCCGCAGCCGTCGGAGGCGCTGCTGGCGTGGTGGGCAGAGCAGCGTGATGACGACCTGTTCATTTCGGCGCTGACCATCGCCGAGATCCGGCGCGGCATTCTGGAGAAACCGCGCGGGAAAAAGCGCGATGCTCTTGATGCCTGGTTCTCCGGGCCGGAAGGGCCGCAGGAGCTTTTCGCCGGCCGCATTCTCTCGTTCGACGACAAGGCGGGCCTGATCTGGGCGAGGTTGATGGCAGAGGGGAAGGCGGCAGGGCGTCCGCGGAGCGGACTCGACATGATCATTGCCGCAGTGGCGGGAGCAAACGACTGTGTGGTCGTCACGGATAACGAAAAGGATTTCAGGGGGCTTCAAATCGTCAACCCCTTGCGCCGTGGAGCAGAGAGGGGAGAGATATGA